The DNA window ACGAAATTGGCGAATGTCAGGCTGCCCTCTTCGGCCCCGGCCACCGCCTGTTCCAGCGCCTCCATCAGTTCCGCATCGCTGCCAGTCACAGCGTCGTCGATCCCCTGCATCGAGAAGATGTCGCCGATCTTGCCGATCCCGTGTACATTTCGGCCCTCGGCGCGGGCCCAATCGCACAAGGTAGGCGCTGGCGGGGCCATGGCGTAGTCCCTGCGCCTGCCGGTGCGCTCGAACCCTTCGGAGGCGGAGCCGACGAAGGGCCGCGCGATCACCCGTCCGACGCCCATCTCGTGCAAGAGCGGTGCGATATTGCGGCAAAGGTCCAGCAACCGATCCAGCCCGAACCGCTCTTCGTGGGCGGCCACCTGGAACACGCTGTCGGTCGAGGTATAGCAAATCGGCCAGCCCGTGCGCACGTGCTCTGCACCGAGCGCCTTCAGGATTTCGGTACCCGAGGCGTGGCAGTTCCCAAGGATCCCATCGACCCCAGCCGCCTGCTGGACCGCCGCCACCAGCGCCTGAGGAAAGGCCGGCACCGTCTGGGGAAAGACGTGCCAGACAAACGGCACCGGCACCCCGGCCAGCTCCCAATGACCCATCGGCGTATCCTTGCCCGGCGAGATTTCCTGTGCCGCACCCCAGCACCCTTCGGGCGCCGCGCCAAGCCCCGGCGCCCTTTCACCCGAGGCCAGCGTCACCGCCGCACCAAGCCCCAGCCTGTCAAGATTGGGCAGGCTCAGCCCTCCGGGCCGCGTCTGCGCGATATGGGCCAGCGTGTTGGCGCCGGTATCAGGAACAGGTCCGTTGAAGAACCTGTCGGCATCCGGCGCGCCGCCGATGCCCACCGAGTCCATGACCACCAGAAACGCCCGACTCATGGCCCGACATTCTCGATCACCAGGGGTTTTTCGGCAGGGGCCGCCGGACCGATGACCATCGCGTCGCGGATGATGGCCTCGGCAGCGTCGGCATGGGCCGCACGGCTGGCGTGAATGCGCAACAGGGGCTGCCCCGCGATCACCTCCGCGCCAAGGGGCAGGATATCGGACAAGCCCACGGCCGGGTCGATCCGGTCGCTTTCCACCTTCCGCCCGCCGCCCAGCGCGATCACCGCATGGCCCAGCGCCTCGCCGTCAATCGCGGCGACAAAACCGGGCGCCTGCGCCGGCACCTCGCGGATAATCGTCGCCTCGGGCAAAAACCGCTGCCACGTTTCGACGAACTGCACCGGCCCGCCCAGCGCACGCAGCATCCTTCCAAAGACCTCTGCCGCCTGCCCGTTCTTCAACACGTTCAGCACCTGGCGCGTGCCGCTTTCCGGGCTGTCGCAAAGCCCGCCATGATAAAGCGCCTCGCCGCCCAGATAACAGGTCAGCTTCGCCAGCCGTCCCTCGACCGTTCCGGTCAGGACGCGCATCGCCTCGGCCACTTCCACGGCATTGCCCGCCGACGAGGCGAGCGGTTGGTTCATATCGGTGATCAACGCGCTGCACCGGCATCCGGCCGCATTCGCCGTCTCCACCAGCGATTCCGCCAGCGCCCGCGCCGCGCCAATGTCCTTCATGAACGCGCCCGAGCCCTGCTTGACGTCCAGAACCAAGCCTGTCAGCCCCGCCGCCAGCTTCTTGGACAGGATCGAGGCTGTGATCAGATCGACACTTTCCACCGTTCCCGAGACGTCCCGCACCGCGTAAAGCCTCCGGTCGGCCGGTGCGATCTCGGCGCTGGCGGCGGCGATCACGACCCCGAGTTCCTCGACAATCCTTTGCAACCGTGCGGTCTCCAACTCGGTCGAAACGCCCGGGATGGCCTCCATCTTGTCCAGCGTGCCCCCGGTATGGCCCAGGCCGCGCCCCGAGATCATTGGCACGGCTGCGCCGCAGGCCGCCAACGCCGGGGCCAGTACCAGGCTAATGCAATCCCCGATACCGCCGGTCGAATGCTTGTCGAGAACAGGACGATCAGTGCGCCACTGCAAGATCTGCCCACTGTCGCGCATCGCCAGCGTCAGGGCGCGGCGGCTTTCGGGTGCAAGCGATTTCAGCAAAACCGCCATGGCAAAAGCCCCGGCCTGCGCGTCACTCACGCCGCCATCGGCCAGCCCCTTCACGAAACCGCCGAGCGACGCGTCGGACACCGAGTCGCCATCGCGTATGGCCGCTATGACACCGCGCGTCTCCAACTCTCAGCCTCTCACCATGTGATGCGTCGCAAAAGCGCCGGGCAATAGCTCTTTCAGGGTCCGCGTAACCGTCGTGCCGCCCAGCGTGGCCATCGTGACCGGCATATCCCCGCCACCGAATTCCGCCAGTTTCTGCCGGCAGCCGCCGCAGGGCGTCACCGGCTCCGGGCTGTCGGCAATGACCAGTATTTCTGCAATCTCGGTCTCGCCCGCCGCCACCATCGCGGCGATGGCCCCGGCCTCGGCGCATGTGCCTTCGGGATAGGCCACGTTCTCCACGTTGCATCCGGCAAATATCCGGCCCGTCTGGGTTTTCAGCGCCGCCCCGACCTTGAAGCCCGAATAGGGCGCGTAGGCGTTTTCCCGGACGCGCCGCGCCTCTTCCAGCAAACTCATCCCGCCTCCCGGCTTTCTGCCCATGTCGTCGCCGTTTAAAGATTGCGTCGCCAAGCTTCGATATGCAAGCTAACTGTGACCCGGTATCATCAGGGCTGGAACATCCGGCGGATACAATATAGTTTAGCCTTAAACTAATTTTCTCAGAGGGACCTCATGGCAGACAACTCGAACGAAACCTTGCGCCAGGCGGCACTGACCTACCACGAGTTCCCCAAGCCCGGTAAACTGGAAATCCGGGCGACGAAACCGCTGGCGAATGGCCGCGACCTTGCCCGCGCCTACTCGCCCGGCGTGGCCGAAGCCTGCCTTGAAATCAAGGCCAACCCCTCCGATGCCAGCCGCTACACCAGCCGCGCCAACCAGGTGGCCGTGGTCACCAACGGCACTGCCGTGCTGGGCCTTGGCAATATCGGCGCGCTCGCCGCCAAACCGGTGATGGAAGGCAAGGCGGTTCTCTTCAAGAAATTCGCCAATATCGACTGTTTCGACTTGGAACTAGACGAGCAGGACCCCGAGCGCCTGGCCGAGATCGTCTGCGCGCTGGAGCCGTCCTTCGGCGCCATCAACCTCGAGGATATCAAGGCGCCCGACTGTTTCATCGTCGAAAAAATCTGTCGCGAGCACATGAACATCCCCGTTTTCCACGACGACCAGCATGGCACCGCCATTGTCGTCGGCGCCGCCGCCACGAACGCGCTGCACGTGGCCGGCAAGTCCTTTGAGGATATCAAGATCGTCTCGACCGGGGGCGGGGCCGCCGGCATCGCCTGCCTCAACCTGCTGCTGAAACTCGGCGTGAAACGTGAAAACATCTGGCTTTGCGACATTCACGGCCTCGTTTACGAAGGCCGTACCGAAGACATGAACCCGCAAAAGGCCGCCTTTGCCCAGAAAACCGATCTGCGCACGCTTGGCGATGTGATCGAGGGCGCAGATCTCTTCCTTGGCCTCTCGGGCGCAGGCGTGCTGCAGCCCGATCATGTCGCCCAAATGTCCAACAGCCCCATCATCCTCGCGCTGGCGAACCCGATGCCGGAAATCATGCCCGACGAAGTGCGCAAGGTTGCGCCCAATGCGATCATCGCGACGGGCCGAAGCGATTTTCCCAACCAGGTCAACAACGTGCTCTGCTTCCCGTTCATCTTCCGCGGGGCGCTCGACGTGGGTGCCACGGACATAAACGACGCCATGCAGATCGCCTGCGTCGAGGCCATCGCCGAGCTGGCCCGCGCCACCACCTCGGCCGAGGCTGCCGCCGCCTACCAGGGCGAGCCGATGAATTTCGGGCCCGACTACCTGATCCCGAAACCTTTCGATCCGCGCCTTTCCAGCGTCGTGCCCACCGCCGTGGCCAAGGCCGCGATGGACTCGGGCGTGGCCGCGCGGCCCATCGTGGATCTCAACGCCTATTCGGCCAACCTTCAGGCGTCGGTCTTCAAGTCGGCCCTTCTGATGCGCCCGGTCTTCGAGGCCGCGGCCACGGCCGCCCGCCGGATCGTTTTTGCAGAGGGCGAGGACGAGCGCGTATTGCGCGCCGCTCAGGCCATTCTCGAGGAAACGACCGAGCTGCCGATCCTTATTGGCCGCCCCGACGTGATCGCCGCCCGGTGCGAGCGCATTGGTCTGGAGATCCGCCCCGACAAGGATTTCAGCATCGTGAACCCCGAACGCGACCACCGGTACCGCGACTATTGGGCCACCTATCATGACATCATGAAACGCCGCGGCGTCACGCCCGACCTCGCCAAGGCGATCATGCGCACCAACACCACCGCCATCGGCGCGATCATGGTGTACCGCGAAGAGGCGGACTCGCTCATCTGCGGCACGTTCGGCGAATACCGCTGGCACATGAACTACGTAAACCAGGTGCTGGGCGACGCCGAGCATCACCCGCACGGCGCCCTTTCGATGATGATCCTCGAGGACGGCCCGCTGTTCATTGCCGACACCCATGTGCGCACCCGGCCCACGCCCGAGGAACTGGCAGAAACCGCCATCGGCGCCGCCCGCCACGTCAAGCGGTTCGGCCTCGAGCCCAATGTCGCCTTCTGCTCGCAGTCGCAATTCGGCAATCAGGGCAGCGATTCCGGCAACCGCCTGCGAGAGGCGCTCAGCATCCTTGACCGGGAGCCGCGCAATTTCTGCTACGAGGGCGAGATGAACCTTGACGCCGCGCTTGATCCGGACTTGCGCCAGCGGCTCCTGCCCGACAACCGCATGGAAGGGGCAGCCAATGTGCTGCTTTTCTCCAACGGAGATACCGCATCGGGCGTGCGCAACATCCTGAAAATGAAGTCTGGCGGACTGGAGGTCGGGCCGATCCTGATGGGCATGGGCAACCGGGCGCATATCGTGACCCCCTCGATCACCGCACGCGGATTGCTCAACATGGCGGCCATCGCCGGCACTCCGGTGGCGCACTACGGCTGACGCGTCCGGGATATTCCTCACCGCGGCGGCTTGCGGTATTGTGCCACGGGCCGCCCGGACAGTCTTGTCTTGGCGCATTGCCCTGGCGTAAACGAGGCGCGAGGACCGTGGAGGGGATACAATGGCATACAATGACATTTACGAAGGCTGGAAGAACGACCCGGAAGGCTTTTGGATGCAGGCCGCCGAGGCGATCGACTGGGACGAGAAACCCACCAAGGCGCTCTTCGACGACAAAGCTCCCTTCTATGAGTGGTACAGCGACGGCAAGGTGAACGGCTGCTACAACGCCGTCGACCGCCACGTCGAGGCCGGGCGCGGCGACCAGGTGGCGATCATCCATGACAGCCCGATCACCGACAGTATTACCAAGATCACCTATGCGGAGTTGCGTGACCGGGTCGCCAGCCTCGCCGGGGCGCTAAAGGCCAAGGGCGTGCAAAAGGGTGACCGCGTCATCATCTACATGCCCATGGTCCCCGAAGCGCTTGAGGCGATGCTGGCCTGCGCCCGGATCGGCGCCATACACTCGGTCGTCTTCGGCGGGTTTGCAGCACACGAGCTGGCCGTACGCATCGACGACGCCAAGCCGAAATGCATCATCGCCGCCTCCTGCGGGTTGGAGCCGGGCCGCGTCGTTCACTACAAACCCCTGCTTGACGGCGCCGTGGACCAGGCCACGCACAAGCCCGACTTCTGCGTGATCTTCCAACGCGAGCAGGAGACAGCCACCCTGACCCAAGGTCGCGATGTCGACTGGCACGATTTCCAGAAAGGCATCGAACCCGCCGACTGCCTGCCGGTCGAGGGCAATCATCCCGCCTACATCCTCTACACCTCCGGCACCACGGGCGCGCCCAAGGGGGTCGTCCGGGCCACGGGCGGCCATCTCGTGGCACTGAACTGGACCATGAAGAACATCTACAATGTCGATCCGGGCGACGTGTTCTGGGCCGCGTCCGATGTGGGTTGGGTCGTCGGCCACAGCTATATTTGCTATGGGCCGCTCATCCACGGCAACACCACCATCGTGTTCGAGGGCAAGCCCGTCGGCACCCCGGATGCGGGCACGTTCTGGCGTGTGATCGAACAGCACAAAGTGAAGTCCTTCTTCACCGCGCCCACCGCCTTCCGCGCGGTCAAGCGCGAAGACCCGCATGGCGAATACCTCAAGAAATACGACCTGTCGGGCCTCAATGCCATCTATCTGGCTGGCGAACGCGCCGACCCCGACACCATCGAGTGGACACAAAAGATGACCGGAAAGCCAGTCTATGACCACTGGTGGCAAACCGAAACTGGCTGGACCATCGCGGGCAACCCCGTCGGGGTCGAGGCGCTGCCGGTCAAGATCGGCTCGCCCACCGTGGCGATGCCCGGCTACGACATCCAGATTCTCGACGATGCCGGCCACCCCGTGGCCCCCGGCACGCTGGGCGCCATCGCGATCAAGCTGCCCCTGCCCCCGGGCACCCTGCCCACGCTCTGGAACGCCGAGGACCGTTTCCGCAAAAGCTATCTCGATCACTTCCCGGGCTACTACGAAACCGGCGACGCCGGCATGGTCGAC is part of the Roseovarius sp. THAF9 genome and encodes:
- the prpE gene encoding propionate-CoA ligase PrpE, whose translation is MAYNDIYEGWKNDPEGFWMQAAEAIDWDEKPTKALFDDKAPFYEWYSDGKVNGCYNAVDRHVEAGRGDQVAIIHDSPITDSITKITYAELRDRVASLAGALKAKGVQKGDRVIIYMPMVPEALEAMLACARIGAIHSVVFGGFAAHELAVRIDDAKPKCIIAASCGLEPGRVVHYKPLLDGAVDQATHKPDFCVIFQREQETATLTQGRDVDWHDFQKGIEPADCLPVEGNHPAYILYTSGTTGAPKGVVRATGGHLVALNWTMKNIYNVDPGDVFWAASDVGWVVGHSYICYGPLIHGNTTIVFEGKPVGTPDAGTFWRVIEQHKVKSFFTAPTAFRAVKREDPHGEYLKKYDLSGLNAIYLAGERADPDTIEWTQKMTGKPVYDHWWQTETGWTIAGNPVGVEALPVKIGSPTVAMPGYDIQILDDAGHPVAPGTLGAIAIKLPLPPGTLPTLWNAEDRFRKSYLDHFPGYYETGDAGMVDEDGYVWIMARTDDVINVAGHRLSTGGMEEVLASHPDVAECAVIGVSDQLKGQLPVGFVCLTKGVDRPHEEITAECVKLVRDQIGPVAAFKLAVVVDRLPKTRSGKILRATMVKIADNQDFKMPATIDDPAILDEIKDALRTIGLAK
- a CDS encoding thymidine phosphorylase yields the protein METRGVIAAIRDGDSVSDASLGGFVKGLADGGVSDAQAGAFAMAVLLKSLAPESRRALTLAMRDSGQILQWRTDRPVLDKHSTGGIGDCISLVLAPALAACGAAVPMISGRGLGHTGGTLDKMEAIPGVSTELETARLQRIVEELGVVIAAASAEIAPADRRLYAVRDVSGTVESVDLITASILSKKLAAGLTGLVLDVKQGSGAFMKDIGAARALAESLVETANAAGCRCSALITDMNQPLASSAGNAVEVAEAMRVLTGTVEGRLAKLTCYLGGEALYHGGLCDSPESGTRQVLNVLKNGQAAEVFGRMLRALGGPVQFVETWQRFLPEATIIREVPAQAPGFVAAIDGEALGHAVIALGGGRKVESDRIDPAVGLSDILPLGAEVIAGQPLLRIHASRAAHADAAEAIIRDAMVIGPAAPAEKPLVIENVGP
- a CDS encoding phosphopentomutase; translation: MSRAFLVVMDSVGIGGAPDADRFFNGPVPDTGANTLAHIAQTRPGGLSLPNLDRLGLGAAVTLASGERAPGLGAAPEGCWGAAQEISPGKDTPMGHWELAGVPVPFVWHVFPQTVPAFPQALVAAVQQAAGVDGILGNCHASGTEILKALGAEHVRTGWPICYTSTDSVFQVAAHEERFGLDRLLDLCRNIAPLLHEMGVGRVIARPFVGSASEGFERTGRRRDYAMAPPAPTLCDWARAEGRNVHGIGKIGDIFSMQGIDDAVTGSDAELMEALEQAVAGAEEGSLTFANFVEFDSKYGHRRDVKGYAEALERFDAGIGRCLARLRPGDLMLITADHGNDPTWPGTDHTRERVPVLAAGVVPHEAGIVDFVDVAASVAAHLGLAERGPGRSFLP
- a CDS encoding NADP-dependent malic enzyme produces the protein MADNSNETLRQAALTYHEFPKPGKLEIRATKPLANGRDLARAYSPGVAEACLEIKANPSDASRYTSRANQVAVVTNGTAVLGLGNIGALAAKPVMEGKAVLFKKFANIDCFDLELDEQDPERLAEIVCALEPSFGAINLEDIKAPDCFIVEKICREHMNIPVFHDDQHGTAIVVGAAATNALHVAGKSFEDIKIVSTGGGAAGIACLNLLLKLGVKRENIWLCDIHGLVYEGRTEDMNPQKAAFAQKTDLRTLGDVIEGADLFLGLSGAGVLQPDHVAQMSNSPIILALANPMPEIMPDEVRKVAPNAIIATGRSDFPNQVNNVLCFPFIFRGALDVGATDINDAMQIACVEAIAELARATTSAEAAAAYQGEPMNFGPDYLIPKPFDPRLSSVVPTAVAKAAMDSGVAARPIVDLNAYSANLQASVFKSALLMRPVFEAAATAARRIVFAEGEDERVLRAAQAILEETTELPILIGRPDVIAARCERIGLEIRPDKDFSIVNPERDHRYRDYWATYHDIMKRRGVTPDLAKAIMRTNTTAIGAIMVYREEADSLICGTFGEYRWHMNYVNQVLGDAEHHPHGALSMMILEDGPLFIADTHVRTRPTPEELAETAIGAARHVKRFGLEPNVAFCSQSQFGNQGSDSGNRLREALSILDREPRNFCYEGEMNLDAALDPDLRQRLLPDNRMEGAANVLLFSNGDTASGVRNILKMKSGGLEVGPILMGMGNRAHIVTPSITARGLLNMAAIAGTPVAHYG
- a CDS encoding cytidine deaminase; the protein is MSLLEEARRVRENAYAPYSGFKVGAALKTQTGRIFAGCNVENVAYPEGTCAEAGAIAAMVAAGETEIAEILVIADSPEPVTPCGGCRQKLAEFGGGDMPVTMATLGGTTVTRTLKELLPGAFATHHMVRG